A stretch of Colletotrichum lupini chromosome 2, complete sequence DNA encodes these proteins:
- a CDS encoding heavy-metal-associated domain-containing protein: protein MLYCLPDFIHNYRSLLRSPLQPSRRPFTMTVSYPFQTVFAVPMTCDSCVKDVSDSLYKLGGITKVEANLKDQLLSVEGTAAPSTIVDAIQATGRDAILRGSGGSNSAAVSILESFYHADDAPSKSNEQRDREVRGLARMVQVSPTTTLIDMTLRGVAPGPYRATIREYGNLAEGASSTGPVWSGGSQDAAAAKGFLGVFNVDKDGRGSAYLDKPFQIWEVIGHAMVVSRQDESAGALKNDPDTLVGVIARSAGVWDNDKTVCSCTGKTLWEERKDEVEKGML from the exons ATGCTCTACTGCCTCCCCGACTTCATCCACAACTACCGCTCTctgctacgaagcccgctgcAGCCAAGCAGACGACCCTTCACCATGACCGTCTCATATCCTTTTCAG ACCGTTTTCGCCGTACCCATGACATGTGACAGCTGCGTCAAGGACGTTTCAGACTCGTTGTACAAGCTCGGGGGTATCACCAAGGTCGAGGCCAATCTCAAGGACCAATTGCTTTCTGTCGAGGGCACAG CCGCACCATCAACAATTGTTGACGCCATCCAAGCCACGGGGAGGGACGCCATCCTGCGAGGCTCGGGAGGATCAAACA GCGCGGCTGTGAGCATCCTCGAGTCTTTTTACCATGCAGATGATGCGCCTTCAAAGTCGAATGAGCAGCGAGACCGAGAGGTCAGGGGCCTGGCTAGAATGGTGCAGGTCTCCCCGACTACAACTCTGATCGACATGACGCTACGCGGCGTTGCCCCCGGGCCATACCGAGCTACAATCCGTGAGTACGGTAACCTGGCAGAGGGCGCATCATCGACGGGCCCTGTCTGGTCGGGAGGCAGTCaagacgccgccgccgccaaggGCTTCTTGGGTGTCTTCAACGTCGACAAGGATGGCAGAGGCAGCGCCTATCTCGACAAACCCTTTCAAATCTGGGAAGTTATTGGCCATGCCATGGTCGTCTCGAGACAAGATGAGTCTGCAGGGGCGTTGAAAAATGACCCAGACACGTTAGTCGGCGTGATTGCCAGGAGTGCCGGCGTGTGGGACAATGATAAGACGGTCTGTTCATGCACCGGCAAGACGCTGTGGGAGGAGAGAAAGGACGAGGTTGAGAAGGGTATGCTGTAG
- a CDS encoding 50S ribosomal protein L13 translates to MSQTIGLTRLSYSRVWHQISASAPHEILSTQPGVTPPSLGRLASRIAVLLMGKHKPTWDPSTDCGDYVVVTDCAALHVTGRKKWQKTYYRHNTRPGSLRQVTMDVLMEKHGGAEVLRKAVSGMLPKNRLREKRLARLKAFEGEAHPYKQNVIRFGDVPVGKTGWEEQVKAIREADSQRI, encoded by the exons ATGTCGCAAACCATTGGCCTA ACGCGCCTCTCCTACTCCCGAGTATGGCACCAGATCTCCGCCTCGGCTCCCCACGAGATCCTCTCGACCCAGCCGGGCGTCACCCCGCCCTCGCTGGGCCGCCTGGCCAGCCGCATCGCCGTGCTGCTGATGGGCAAGCACAAGCCGACCTGGGACCCTTCGACGGACTGCGGCGACTACGTGGTGGTGACGGACTGCGCGGCGCTGCACGTGACGGGACGCAAGAAGTGGCAGAAGACGTACTACCGACACAACACCCGCCCCGGCAGCCTGCGACAGGTGACGATGGACGTGCTGATGGAGAAGCACGGCGGCGCCGAGGTGCTGCGTAAGGCGGTGAGCGGCATGCTGCCCAAGAATAGGCTGCGGGAGAAGAGGCTTGCGAGGCTCAAGGCTTTCGAGGGGGAGGCGCATCCGTATAAGCAGAATGTTATCCGGTTTGGGGATGTTCCTGTGGGAAAGACTGGGTGGGAGGAGCAGGTTAAGGCGATCCGGGAGGCGGATTCGCAGAGGATATGA
- a CDS encoding uricase, with protein sequence MAAYLASARYGKDNVRVYKVEKNGNVQTVTEMTVCCLLEGEIETSYTVADNSVVVATDSIKNTTYIKAKENPVNPPELFASILGAHFLETYAHIHTANVKIIQHRWTRMTVDGKPHPHSFFRDGEETRNVEARISRKDGIALTSAIQKLTVLKSTGSAFHGFVRDEYTTLPETWDRILSTDVDAAWTWKFPDLAAVRAAVPKFDPAWRAARDITMKTFAEDESASVQNTMYKMCEQILAAVPETLTATYSLPNKHYFEIDLSWHKGLKNTGKDAEVYAPQSGPNGLIKCEVARKPETAKL encoded by the coding sequence ATGGCAGCCTACCTCGCCTCCGCCCGCTACGGCAAGGACAACGTCCGCGTCTACAAGGTCGAGAAGAACGGCAACGTCCAGACCGTCACCGAGATGACTGTCTGCTGCCTCCTCGAGGGCGAGATCGAGACCTCGTACACAGTCGCCGACAACAGCGTCGTCGTCGCCACCGACTCCATCAAGAACACCACCTACATCAAGGCCAAGGAGAACCCCGTCAACCCCCCGGAGCTCTTCGCCTCCATCCTCGGCGCCCACTTCCTCGAGACCTACGCCCACATCCACACAGCCAACGTCAAAATCATCCAGCACCGCTGGACCCGCATGACCGTCGACGGCAAGCCGCACCCGCACTCCTTCTTCCGCGACGGCGAGGAGACCCGCAACGTCGAGGCCCGCATCTCCCGCAAGGACGGCATCGCCCTCACCAGCGCCATCCAGAAGCTCACCGTCCTAAAGTCCACCGGCTCCGCCTTCCACGGCTTCGTCCGCGACGAGTACACCACCCTCCCCGAGACCTGGGACCGCATCCTGTCCACCGACGTCGACGCCGCCTGGACCTGGAAGTTCCCGGACCTGGCCGCCGTCCGCGCCGCCGTGCCCAAGTTCGACCCCGCGTGGCGCGCCGCCCGCGACATCACCATGAAGACCTTTGCCGAGGACGAGAGCGCCAGCGTGCAAAACACAATGTACAAGATGTGCGAGCAGATCCTCGCCGCCGTGCCCGAGACCCTGACCGCCACCTACTCCCTGCCCAACAAGCACTACTTTGAGATCGACCTCAGCTGGCACAAGGGGCTCAAGAACACGGGCAAGGACGCCGAGGTCTACGCGCCGCAGTCTGGCCCCAACGGCCTCATCAAGTGCGAGGTCGCCCGCAAGCCCGAAACCGCCAAGTTGTAG